atgaaACGGATTATGGCAAACTCAAATCAGAAACTAATGCAGGCATTGTGTGTAGTTTTGATTCCTCTGAAATCACAATCCCTATTACATCTAGGCCATGAATGTTAGACGGTTAAAGGTTCAGGAGTCCAACAGATGTGGGTGGAAAGCTACAAACCACAATGCAAACAAAAGACAGCttatcatgtttgttttgtaactgctctcttttctcagttttggGTCTTACTGTAGGCCTAAATATTGTAAAAGTTGGTCACAAAGGCAGCTTTGGACTTTGGTGCTTCCAGCAACAAACACTTCAATGCTACATGTAGGCTGTAAAGTTTTATCATGAGCTGTATAAACCCAATTCATTTGGAAGCAGTACCTACTCTCTCTCAATTCAGATCACAACAAGTCTGCTCTTGCTCTTTATCTGAACTTGTTTGACTGTTATGAAATCAAATTTTCACTCCAAGAggttaaaagaaaagagatttACATTATGTTTAGTTTAGCATCCTTTTACTGTCAACCACTGCCTTCCACTCAAAAACCTTTCAGTTTTGCGATAAAAGACAGAAAGGTTTTACAGACATTGTGggttaaaaatataaactaaaatcatacacaaaataatttgttttttaaaagtaataaaattacACTCAGCAAGCATTAGTGCTCTTTGGAGTCGATAGTTAGGGGTACATGAAGAGAACAAGGAAAGACACTCACTAGTAATGGGCGGGCCGATTCTTTTCACAGAGAGCGGTTCATTTGATCTCGTTCAGTGGGTAGCTGCCAGGCTGTCTCGACAATGATTCCAGCTCATTCAACGGTGCTCATTCATGTTTTGAGCGACTGCACCACCGTAGCGGGCAGGCAGGCAGTGTGAGCAGTACCCCACGATAACAGTGAGTGGGGGTGGGCGGTATGAGTGGGAAAAGTCCGGGACTCATAAGCACTCGGTACGTTCGACACTAAAAAGATTTGTTCAAAAAGATTTGTTCGTTCATTTTTGCCCATCACTAACACTCACATTTTAAGTCTACTTATACTGTTCAGATTTAAGTATGGCTTTCAGTTTTATGTCGGTTACACCAAAGTTTAATCATGGAGTGTTTCACTTAAAAGCATGTTACTGATTAGGTTATTAATACAAAATAGTGATAAAATAGAAAGTAGACTTCTACACATTATGTTTAACTACAGTCTCTCTGTAATATATTCAGTTGTGAAGATAATGCATAAGGTTAGTATACTTACATTTTGTCTGATCCTCTTTAATGCACTAACATGACTCTGCTTGATGTACCTGGAACTCTTTCTTTTATATTGTCTCCACCTCTCACCAGTGCAATCCCCTCTCTACCCTCAGAGCAAGTTTAGCAAGATCAGTTTAAtataaagaaagagacaaaagacagaTCCCACATGATTCATATAGGCCTTTCTATCTTGTGCCTTCTGTTAGAACACATTGCAGAAACTTGCAGAAAAAAGAATGAGTAtcacaaattaattaataagaaaataacaaataaacacaccaacaaaaaaCACCTACAGGTTTCAGTAATGGAAAAACAAGTCAGTTCTCGTCATTGTTGTGAGTCTAACTGATTGGTTGGGTAGGTTGGAAATGGAGAGTCTGAAGTGATGAAAGTGATGAACCGACCAACAGACGGACCAACAAGCCAgggcaaacacaaacacatgtgttCATGGTCTCTGCAGCTACAATGTAAGGTCAGAATATACCAGACATTCACTGACATACACCTGGTATCCTGCACTAAATCTTACGCAGTCTGCACTCACTGTGAATGGTCTTTTCCTTCCTAATTTGGAACAaattttttgtgaaaaatataatattcctCCCATTGTTCAACAGCACACAGTGCCTGGCAAATCAAGCTTGTGTTCTCACATGGcacagtttacaatgataacgATGGCAGCCTGACAACTACATTTGTGATTCACTGCAGACTTATAATTTCTAGCtgatgactgtggattttgttggCAAAAATGATAACTGTCACTAGCAAATTTTATCAGCTGAAGCTATTTAGCATAAGCTAATGCAAACTCCAAAACTCTAAAACTGTGAGATTTCAGCTGACTCGTTTTAAAACAAGAAGGCTGTAAAAAGGtcttactgtaaatacattacACACATCATGCATACATACTGAATATAATGGTAAAAGCCTGAGGCTAAAGTTACATGTCCCAGGCAAAAAATCAGCATCCTCACCAGCTTTAGAGGATGTGGAAATGAGCAATGACCAGTGAGCAGTGGTTTGTGTATTTCGGGCCCACTCAACACACTacaacttaagaaaacacatgctattaaaacaagcaaatgaagaaaacatgttcaccaatttgacaacacattcagagtattttaaagaaaatgttgcaaagtgagaaaacaaaatcaaatacatAAACCTGCAACTAATATAAAAAACTCTGTTCAGCATTTTTTCCTAAATGCTGCACATGTATTGTCAAATTggtgaagatgttttcttcatttacttgtcttcttgtctttttgcatgttttcttcaaggaccagtgtgtgggatttagtggcatctagtggtgaggttgcagattgcaaccaactgataacccctccccctccctttccaagcgtgtaggaaaATCTAcagtggccatgaaactcatgaaaaatgcGAGAGgacctctctagagccagtgcttggtttgtctgttctgggctactgtagaaacatggtggtgcaacatgccaggctccgtggaagaggacttgcttcctatgtagatataaagggctcattctaaggtaatgaaaacacattctTATTTCCAGGTGATAAAACACTAATGAAAATTCTGCCAATATTTCTGCCAATGGATCCCCttaatcttacacactggtcctttaagttcAAGTTCTATCATTGGCTTATTCACACTCACATGGCATAATAATGTCCAATCCTATTTATGCTGGTGTATGTGAATATACACAGTAGAATCATAAAGTATTCAGACCTATTTACTTTTTGCACACTTTATTGTGTTGCAGATTTAAGATAGATTttaaatggatgaatggattTTTGCTAATCAATTTACACCCAATAACCCGTTATGACTATGCCTTGGTCTGGAAGGTGACCATTAACCCAACGGTCATACTAACAGAGCTTAAGACGTCCTCTGCAGAGAAGGGAGAACCTGCAGGAAGGATGAACATCTCAGCAGCACTGCATCAATCAGACCTTTACGTCTAGATGGAGTAAAAGGCATATGATAGGCAAATTTAAATGGCTCTGAAAGCATGAAGAAAAGGATTCTCTGGTCTGATGAGACAAAAATTGACCTCTTTGGGGAGAATTCCAAGCACTATGCTTTAGGGGTGCTTCTCAGTGGCAGGGACAAGGAGACTGGTCAGAATTGACGGAAGGATGAATGCAGCTAACTACAGAGAAGAAAACCTGCTTCAGAGTGCACGTGACTTGAAACTGGGGCAACAGTTCAACTTTCAGCACGACAATGACCCAAAGCATACAGCCAAGACAACAACTGGCATGGTTTTGGGACAAGTTTCTGACTGCCCTTGAGTGGCCCAGCTCAAGCCCAGACTTAAAACCCTTAGAACATCTGTGGAGAGACCTCAAGATGGCAGTTCACAGATGTTTCTCATCCAATCTGATGCAGTTTGTGAGGATCTGCCAGGAAGAATTGAATAATCTGCCCAATTCCAGGTGTGCAAAATTTGGAGAGACTTACTTAAAAAGACTTGCAGCTGTACTTGCTGCCAAAGGATTAGGGTACAAAGTACTGAATTAAAGGTCTGAATAGTTAATATGAATGagacatttcagtttttgatttttaatattattatattttaatacaaACTCAGTGGCAAGATGTGAAAAGCAGTTCACTCAAAGCAGCAGGAAGAAAGACGTGTCTTTGAACTTGACCTCACTTTTATAGTCCAATTGTCAGCTTATCTCTGAAGATATATTTGAATGAGAGAACAGACTTGAGGTCTTATGAGGTTGAAGAGTGGGCTGGTCACACTGTAAAAAGGCCTTCACTACTGTTCACAATCCTGACTATTAAAATCGGATTTGCTAAAAGGTCCAATAAATGACATTgagcctcactggatgtcagcaaacaactatttgttGTGTTaggatatagtggagtaatggcgacctgagcagtgaatgaCATCAcactttatctgtgtgtgttgttatcagagtttctctgttctttgttttactgGCTGTGCCTCTCCTGCGTGCATTTTAGCgcatgtgcgtgtgcatgttagtgcatgtgagtctaTCCGTGTTCTCGACGTCCGTTTCCAAGATGGCAGCCATGTaacaaactttctcaaattacagctaaacagtacactaaaatatgtttctgaaagcatTTCAGGTGAGAAATAGGGAGTGcgacagaatcttgatccatatttgatcagcactgcttagtgtgacagtttgatctgagtttctgagttgtcagcttttttttctccaactttATTGAGTGAACAACATACACGTTTGTTTAGGTCTGAGATATTGGTGCTATAGTGcaacatctagtggctgaatcATGTTTATTGCAACTTTGAGTAAATTGATTACtataatttttatttgtgttaaatCACACCTAATTAAAAAGTGTCAATAACTCATTATTTCCTGTATTAAAACTGTGCTTTAAGATTAAGGTTAAGAGCATGTTGGTTAAAATGTCAACTGTGGTGATGCTAACTAATTATGCAAACTAGATTTGACGCTATACCCCAAAAGAAgaattggtaaaaaaaaattcctgtCCTGAAAAGTCCTGATACACAAAAGTCATGTGTATATGTGAactatattttattgtattgtttagTCAAAGCAAGATGCAAATGAGAAACATCAATGCACTAGATAATTTTATATTCTTCTCCGTGTGTCTCACTGTTATCACTTGTGTTGCTGGTGGATGGCTGATTCTGAAGatgaacatgaatattttatcttaaaacagTATTTGATCAAGAAATTCTATTCATGAAGCTTTGTCCTCTAACAGGCTACTTTGGATTGAGCACATATCTTTACAATCTACATACTGAAATTTGCCTGAAAGTACTCATGCAGTCTGGGATGAGCCCGGATAACCCTGGAAAATGGAGTCTACAAAAAGGGCAAACAGATGATCCCATTCATTATCCACTTCCTACAGTCAACAACACTGATCCAGTGAGACAATTCTTCACTAAAAGATGACGTACAACATCTTAAAATCAAGTCAATCAGCAGAGTGATTCTCATAgtatgtctttttattttattttattagctaATTTTGCAAATTTGTATAAAACACAGGTTTAGAttaattttccacaaaaaaatgacCATTCATCGGATTCTGTTGTTTTGCGATACAAAAAGTAAAACCGTGTACAGTATTCAATCTTACAATCAAAACTGATGTCAGAGGAGAATCGAGAGATGCTTTCTATAGCAAACATGAAGCATTTGCACTCAAGAGTGAACTAATTTATTGGAAAGTACACCATTTCAAATACCAATTAGAATCAGTGCAGACAGACTTTTATGTTAAAgtatgaaaaacaatgaaaaaatagtAAATAAGTGAATGAGTAAGATGCCACTTTTTTCTCTATATTCAAATATGAAGACACATAGAAATAAATTTTGTCCTTGAACACAACACGAAGAACAGTCTTTGAAAAAAGTCAATGTCAAATCCAACCTACAGTATGCACTGTATTCAAGGTTCAAGGTTCAATTTATACATCCATCAAATCATTGAAATCATAGTGCTTTCATTCTGATCACTCAACACTAAACTCATGATATAAAACcatggacaaaaacatgaaaatatattcaaCAACAGGCaaagcttaaaaacaaaatgtctctAGAGACTCATAGTGGTCTTACAGCTAAGACACGTACAACATATATCGCAGCGTCCCTGGTTTAAATCTGACAaaggacctttgttgcatgtcatctcTCTCTGGTCACATTTCCAAGAAAATAAGAAGTCTCTGCATGCTATTCAAACTATTaagtaaacaattaaaataatcacatcaaaacaacattcaatGAAAAAATGGATAATAACTTGCTAAAAATGGTTGAGAGCAAATCCAGAGGCCTCATGTCGTCCATCAGCGTGTCCACAGGAACCTTCAGTGGGTGATCAGGCCTGTGCTGTTTTTCTCCACCAAGGAAACCTACAACAAGATAAACAGCAAGGTATGGCTGTCACGTCATCCATTACTAAACATCTTTCTTAGAAAGAATTTATACATTAAGAGAGGACTGTGAGTAGTGAGGAGCACATTGGATCATTGGTTTCACTGTAACATACCTGCACACAATTATCTCAGCTCTTACAGTTGTACTGCAGCTGTTGGGCCGGGTGGATCTGTGAtgctttaattaaaaacattgttaaCATTATTCATAACAAGAAAAGCTCATAATGCAGGTCCtttgaaaacagcattttaacaaGTTTTACCAAATTACTGATGTTTCTTCATCTGGGCTGCCCATCAAATCATTGTGGTATAGCCTCACCATATCAAGCTCTGttgtaaaatctaaaaaaacaaaaacaaaaacccacaaaaagGCATAgtataaaacaaatgtattattaatccCATTATTGGAAATTTGTTGATTTACTTTAAAACAATTACATGTATATTTCTCATTTTGATAAGTTCCCTTTACCTGGGATTGAGAAGTCATCCGTCTTGAGTGACAGGTCAATTGATTTCTGCATAGTTTCCTCCAGTATCTTCAAGATGAACTCCTAATTCAGCATCATAATCTTTGTCAGACAGCCAAGTATTTTCTCTATGCAAAATGTATTGAATCATATGAAATCTAACTATTTAAATGTGAGTTCAGAGGGCTGCTCAGACTGGGCAAAATGGTCATAAAATAGCTACATagatatttgtatgtttctgtctgttagtaaaaataaatattactgtTAACTCTTATCACCATATTTTGTATTATACAATGCGACACACCTTCAATCTTCTCATCCGGGCCAACATAGCATCTTTAGCCTGCTCAAACATGGTGTTCTTTGAATCATACACGTGCCTCTCAACAGTGTCCctcatgtttttcagtttgtcctTTCCACTAAATTTTGCTGCTTctacaatgaaaaagaaaattgttaATTTTTCTGCATGATTCTATAATAGTGTCAGGTTATGTATGTCATGATCTCCTTTCTTACTTGTGTAGCATTCTTGCATGATTTCCTCTATTGTCTCTGTCAGACTgttgtagatttttttcttaccaTCCCGGATGATTTTGTGGAGTTTTGTCTTAATTTTTCCCTCCTAATAGAGAGAACATAACAGATAGATAATACAAAGAAAACTCATCTTTTTCTGTTCATCTAGGAGTGCTAAATCGAAAGTCGACATGCAGAGTCGGCTTTGGAGCAGCAGTTCATTTTCCAAAAGGCATCTCCAGTTTtaaacaactaaaataaaattagTTTTATCTGCATTGAATTGTATTTGTTAACAGCTGAGATAAGATGGTACTCTTCTCATGTTTTACCTCTGTCTTGAGAAATATCAGCTGCAGTTTGACATCTTTGTACTTGTGAATCAGCTTCTCTGTGTCAAGTGAAAATGCACTGATGACCCCGTTGAATGGTCCACAATTTCCTTCATTTCTGAAACATGTTGAGTTAAACTGTTATACACATGAAACTTTAAGTTAATAATAGaatttgtatatattataatattacataagttagtatttttaaaataaagtaaacatcCCCCATAGTTTCTACAATAAGCCCACGAAGGGTTTCCTCATTATGTCTTTTCTTACGGGAAGGTTTTCCTGAATTTCTCATCAATGCTGTCAGTCAGGCATGACGCTAACTTCGCattgacatttatttctttccctttttttggtTTGTAGGCGCCATTGTTCTCAACTACACACTTCAGAGTTCTGTGAAAACCACGACCTGATACCctctgaaacaaaacagaaacaacagaaacacttttaagacagttaatatatttaaatgaggtgaaaaatgtgttattttcatgtaaTTATATTTCAGATACGTACATGTGGACGTAAGAACTTCAAGAGTTTTTCACATGAACTTTTTGATATTTCAACCCCGTCACAAAGGCATTTTACGAAAGCCTTACAAGCCTCTTCCATGGGTTTCCTGACTTTATCAAGTTCCTGCCTCATCTTTTCTTCAATGTCTGAGCACACATCCGCTTTTTGGCGACCCTGAATAAAGCACAAAAATTTCAGTATTAAAAGGaatgaaactatattttctgtttaagaCAGtatgtgttatttcttttttatgtatgATATGTTTCTGAGGATGACCACCGTCTAATTACTGTGGTTATGTAGCCTCTCTGCAGCAAGCAAAATTCAGGGATTCGGTGTTTAATTGGCATCAAAACATAGTTACTCCACATAGATTTAAGAAGTCTGTCATATGACTTTATCATGTTTATAGTGAATCTGAGCACATTTTACTTGAGCTTACTTATTTGCtatataattattttctgaAATAATGACAATTAAAGTCTTTTATTGCTTGATCTTACCACTTCTCTACATCTGGCCCCTTGAATCAGAGAGAGAATCCCATAAGCTCCAGACACATAGTTCAATGTCTCTGAGTGACAGTCATTGAGGTCTTGTAGAAATTCCTGAAGTTTGGGTATTTCTGTAACAAATTGGAAAGTTCGCatctcacacatttaattttatagaTCAATACTACTATACACATTTTATGatcaaataaaatcagccattcttgtttgaattaaaatggttaaagtaaaataaaacaaacatgtatttgatacattttctgttatcCACAAAGTGTTCATGTATGGAGACTTCACCTACCAGTGTCATCTGGCCttagacatttttcttttagaaaCTCTTTGGAGCTCACTGTGAACACTTTCAAACAGTCATCACTGAAgtgtttctgaaaaataaagttgattgTAAGGCTGGTTTGCAGTTGGAGACActctctgtgtttgattttctgtcattctaTTTAACTCACCTTAATTTGGGCGTTTTTTCTGAATTCTTTGCTGACTTCTTCCTTGGCTTGCATGTTTCTTTTCAATATGAGTGCACGCACATCAGTTGCTGAACTATAAAAAAAATTTGTATTCAGTGGGATCTCATACAGTATTTGAAACACATTAGGAAAACATGTACAGGCAACAACAATATAATAGTTGATGATCTATCcaggaaaagaaagaattaCAGACTAAGGTTGTGCGTGCTGTGACAACATTAtactgtgtgtacatttgctTGTGCTCCTGGCCGTCACACACGTCACACAAATGGCATTTGgatgttatattattattatatatactaCTTTTGGCATCTTAAATCACTTACGGATGATCCATATCTTCAATAAGATCAGACTTTGTGCAGATGAAGTGAATTTGCCGACACTCGCCACCATTTCCCATGAGGTTACAGGCACTTTCCAGGATCTCCCAGGgttctttctctgctgctgctcgaTTAATGTCAGTCACAATCCACACAGCAGAGCAACTCCCAACAATCTGAATGTCAATCATGAATTATTCATCAGACTTTTAATCAGTGTTTTGTAATGTTGcagataaaaacagtaaaacatgaaacagtagTGCATATGAATAAATTACCCCTTTCCACATTTTATCTCTGCTCTTGTTTCGGTCCCCGTTTCCAGGAAGATCCACAAGTGTGACATGCTGAAGAAGTTCATTATTAGGCACCTTGACAGTCACACACTTCACCAGTGGCCAGTACCACCTCTTTACTTCTTTACCTGCTCCCTCCTTCGAGTCACTTCTTGTATATTTGACAAATTTTGCAGATAGCTCTTTGGCCTGCAAtagatataaaacattaaacattgtCAGCTTAGTCCTGACCTGCTTGAGATGAATGCATGGATCAGCTTTTCGGGATCCTGTTTGGGTATGATTCCTGTTACACTAGCAACATTTTTCAGATGATGAAAGAGTAACCCTATAATTGATTTAATATGACTGCTAAAATTCAGATCAGAGTCCAACACAACACCAAAACATCTGACCtctcacatttttaaagataaagaGTCAACGTTTGCAAGAATTTTATGTCTTTCATTAAGGGCACCAAAGACAATCACCTCAGTTTTAACTTTTATCAGCAAGAGATAATTCTGGTGCATCCAGCCATTAATTT
The genomic region above belongs to Thunnus albacares chromosome 17, fThuAlb1.1, whole genome shotgun sequence and contains:
- the LOC122966677 gene encoding nuclear GTPase SLIP-GC-like, giving the protein MDDFVCNKLTEWGLSEWIDRFKDEEIDKEILLHCLDDQEIANLIPKTGPRSKFKKRLKLLKAEQNTTNLETDSDSTQEHEEAADSDQVLPSTSNATVNGKRKMAPQCESSKWQSPAKRRCDTALGTYSERIILSDVKNIMTCVHNRLCKEDNTRLNAFLKVKIRDLETDKRELIGVFGKTGAGKSSLINAIIEEKNLLPSGSVSACTTVMIKVEANMHNQKYEADIEFITKEEWRDELWSSFLGNNADKEWEDDDDYRDIVEKLSALYGEEWKNKSPESLMDNKYFREIPEFLNSKRKILTCESAKELSAKFVKYTRSDSKEGAGKEVKRWYWPLVKCVTVKVPNNELLQHVTLVDLPGNGDRNKSRDKMWKGIVGSCSAVWIVTDINRAAAEKEPWEILESACNLMGNGGECRQIHFICTKSDLIEDMDHPSATDVRALILKRNMQAKEEVSKEFRKNAQIKKHFSDDCLKVFTVSSKEFLKEKCLRPDDTEIPKLQEFLQDLNDCHSETLNYVSGAYGILSLIQGARCREVGRQKADVCSDIEEKMRQELDKVRKPMEEACKAFVKCLCDGVEISKSSCEKLLKFLRPHRVSGRGFHRTLKCVVENNGAYKPKKGKEINVNAKLASCLTDSIDEKFRKTFPNEGNCGPFNGVISAFSLDTEKLIHKYKDVKLQLIFLKTEEGKIKTKLHKIIRDGKKKIYNSLTETIEEIMQECYTKAAKFSGKDKLKNMRDTVERHVYDSKNTMFEQAKDAMLARMRRLKEFILKILEETMQKSIDLSLKTDDFSIPDFTTELDMVRLYHNDLMGSPDEETSVICITDPPGPTAAVQL